GTTATTTTAAATATGACTGTGAGTTTGAATGATGGTGATACAGTGGAGGTTTTTGTCAAGCACATGGTTGATGAAGCAGTTGTTGACCCACCTTTATTAGAATATGTTAGTCATGGGGATAGGGAGGAATCTTGTTCCCTTTTTAATAAAGGGGCTGATGACATAGGGGCTGATGAAAGATGTAGTAATGAAAGGGTTGTTGAGGAGCCCTTAGATTGTCCTAATGCACCTTTGTCCTTTACTACTCAAACTTGTGAAAAAACACCACCTCCTACCTCCTATACACCTGCTGCTACTGCTGAAAACACACCACCCCattcttcttttccttcaaaTTTTTCTGTTCCAGAAAAAACACCTCCTACCTATCCTACACCTGTTGTTGCTCCTGAAGAAACAACACCTCATTCCTCTTTTCCTTGTGCTGATACTACTGCTGAAAATACAGCAGGCCTCTCCTCTTCTTCACCTGTAGCTTCAGTTGAAAATAATCCACCCCATTGTTCTTTTACTTGTGCTGCTAGTGCTGCTGAAAATACAGCAGGTCCTTCATCTTCTACACCTGCTGTTCATGAAGATCTTGAAGATGTAGGTCCAGTTGGATCTGATTCCTTAGATGAGGGTTCTGATTTCTCAACTGATGATAGTGAACAATCTGTAGATGACATTCAAGGGAAAGGTGAGGATGAATATGCAAGTGATGAGCCTGATGAGGTAAGAGAGTTAAGGGCTGAAAGGAGGATTGAGTTTCAGAGGAGAAAAAGAAGTGAGAGGGCAAAACCTGATAGTGAAGAGGTTCCAGCAGGTGAAGCTGGTGTGGATCTAGGATTTGATGAAACTACAACAGGTAAGGTTAGGCTTGAGGGTAGGTTAGGAGGTGATGAACCTTACATTCATAGTTCTGCTGATGATAGCTTTGAAATATATGAGGATGAGGATTGGGATGATGAAGAGGACATTGAATCTGTTGGGGTAAATCTGCCAAGAAGACAAAGGTTTACAAGAAGGAAGAATGATAAGAACAAAATCATTCATGACCCCACTGCCAAGAAAGTTGTATGGCAGTTGGGTATGGTCTTTAAAGATGTTGATGAGTTTAGGAGAGCAGTAACAAAATATGTTGTTAGGAAAAGGGTTAAGGTAGAAAAGTTGGTGAATGAGCCTACAAGGGTTAGGGTGAGGTGCAAGGATGGTTGTCCATGGATATTGTATGCTGGGCTTGATGGCTTGATTAAACCACAGATGATTTCCAAATTAAAACTTACATTCCAAAGCATACTTGCCTCCAAACTACCAGAAACTACTTGTGTAATGCCAAGTTTATTGTTGAGACCTATAGAAAGAGAATAACTGAGCAGCCAAACATTAAAGTTGTTCAGTTGCAAAAGCTAATTAGGACAAAGTTTAATCTTCATGTTGGTAAGACCACAGTTAGAAGAGGAAGAGCAAAAGTACTGAAAGAAATCATGGGAGATCACATTCAGGACCAATCCTGGTTCCACTTGTGTAGTTAAACTTGCTAAACCAAATGCTGATAGTAGGCCTGTTTTTCAGAGATTTTATATCTGTTTTGATGCTTTGAAAAAAGCATTTCAGCACTGTAGAAAATGTATTTGTTTAGATGGTTGTTTTCTGAAAGGGGTTTGTAGAGGACAATTGTTGGTAGCTGTGTGTAAAGATGGTAATAACCAAATGTTGCCTCTGGCATGGGCTGTGGTGGAGTATGAAAACAAGAGCACTTGGACTTGGTTTATCAGAATTTTGAAGGAAGATTTGGCACTTGGAGATGGGACAGATTTAACATTGATAACAGATATGCAGAAGGTATGTTTCCTTGATTTTTGTTGCAATTTTTTTTCATGATAACTCATGTGTATTCATCTAAACTAACTGTTACTGTTTCAGGGACTATTTGTTGCTATTCAAGATCTTTTACCTGCTGTTGAACACAGAAAGTGTGCTAGgcacatcttggctaacttcagCAAAGAATGGAGAGGGCTACAAAGAAGACAACAGTTTTGGAGAATTGCCAAAAGCACCTTTGAGTCTCAACTAAGGAGAAATATTGAGCTGATGAAGTTGCTTGGTCCAACGAAAATGATGGACAAACTGATGTATTACAACATAGATTATTGGTGTAAGGTCTACTTCAACACTAATGTAAAAGTAGATTCTGTAGATAACAATATGGCTGAGTGTTTTAATGCTTGGATCATGGCTGCCAGGTATGAGTAATGCATATTTACCTTGCTGTGTGTTTGTTTTTACAAACTGTCTGTAGATAACAATATGACTGTTTGTTTATTGGCTAACTGGTAGGCACAAAACTATAATAACAATGCTTGAGGAGATTAGGGTGAAAATGATGGCAAGGATTGGAACATTGAGGGAGTTTGTAAACACTTGGAGATGTAACTACTCTCCAATGTGTACGAAGGTGTTATAGGAAAATGCTAAACTTTCAATGCAATGTAACATTGAGTTTAATGGAGTTGATGGTTTTGAAATTAGGGAAGGACTATATCAACACATTGTGGATATTTCTAGAAGGCAGTGCAGCTGTAGGGTGTGGCAGCTAAAAGGCATTCCATGTGAACATGCTTTAGCTGCAATTCAGTTCAAAAGGTATGATCCACTTGGCTACATTGACCATTGCTACAGCAAAGAGACTTACATGAGAACATATGAGCATGTTCTTCAACCAGTCACAAACATGGAAATGTGGCCTGTCTTTAACCACCCTAGTGTGGCTCCACCAGACATAAAAATCATGCCTGGTAAGCCTCAAAAGGCCAGAAAGGAGGAGGCAGGTGAAATTCCAAAGTCTGGGAAGATGCCAAGAACTGGAATGGCCATGACTTGTAGCAACTGCCATAATAGAGGCCACGACAAGAGAGGGTGTCCAAAAAAAGACTCAGCAGCATGGACAGAACCAGCAAAGTTCTAGCAGGGGAAGGGCCAACACATCACAACCACCATCTTCAAGTAAGGTCATGGGGAGACCAAAGAAACCTGTTGAAAAGAGGCCAAGAGGAAGACCTAGGAAAACTGCCCAGGCAGTAGGAAATAGTCCTGCACCAGCTGAAGTTCATGTTTCATGTTCTGCCCCTGCAGCAACTAGTGCACAACCCACTGCTAAAAGAGGAAGGGGAAGTGGCACTAGTGCACCATATAAAAGGCCTAGAGTAATGGGAATGGGTGTTTTCCAGGCAGAAAATGGGTTCAAAGCTGTTAATGTTAGTGCCTTAATAAGCACAAGTGTTGTTTTATGTGTTTTTTCCATTACTAAGTGTTATTTTATGTGTTGTTTCCATTACTAAGTGTTATTTTATGTGTTGTTTCCATTACTAACTCCTTGTTATTATTTGTATGAACAGCCTGGCATGTCAAGCAGCAGGATTGTGTCAACTAGTAAAGCAAAGGTCACCAGATCAGCAGAGGTAACTGGTGACATTGGCTACAAGCCAAGTGGAAATAGTAAGCTGAAATGGAGAGGCAATGAAGCAATCACAACTAGGAAACTACAAGAGATAcaagagaaaatgacaaaaggTAGAGGTAAATCAGCAAACCCAAGCCAAGAAAGCACCTGTTCACAGTCCAAGCAGCCATAGAAAATCTAATTATGATGAAAACTGTCCCTCCAGTTCTTAAATGTACACATTTATGGATTGACATTTTAGTATTTTTTCTTGTTAGTTTAATCAAAACAACATTACAGTACATAGCTGTTTAACGTGTTCCAATTCCATTACAGTACATAGCTGTTTAACGTGTTCCAATTCCATTTTGTCTTGTTCGTTTAACGTTTAAACAAAGGTTATTCAAGGCACTAAATCCGACATGGTCAATGACCATTAAATGGCACTAAATTCGACATGGTCAAGGACCATTAAATCGCACTAAATCCGACATGGTCAAGGACCATTAAAAGGCCTATTAATTCGGTTGTAACCCATCTATataacacaacatacacacaccataTCACACATTCACTACactaaactacaacaacaacatcaacgtGCAACCAGCAGCAACCataacaaacacaacaacatacCAGCAACAagcacaacaaacacaacaacatatAACATCTACATCATACCAAAAGAAGATGCTAGCTTTCTTTCTGAAAAAATTAACCCGTTCTTACGTGCAAACCGATGATTTTGTAAGTTTTTTtatatttgttattattatttgatTTACGTGAAAACCGATGATGTAAACTATCTTTTTTGTTTATTGAAGATACTTCCACATGAACATCATGACATTTTTCCAACGAGAACAACGCATGCCGTGTTAAATTATCAGGATGACACCGTTCACAAGATGACGTTCAAAATTGAAAAAAATGCTCGTTTATGACAAGGGTGGAAGGCATTTATAGATTCAAAAGGTTTGAAAGAGGGAGACACACTAGAGATTTGGGTATGTAAATGTGAGTGTGGAGATGGCATAGGGTTTCATGTATTAAAAAAAGAGATAGAGATCATAAATATTGACTAGTAGATCTTTATTATTCAATTGTCTATGTTTAACATCTCCATGTATGCTACTATTTTGATTAAGACAATGATTAATGTTATGTGGAtgtgattttgattttaatttcggATAAACACTTCAAAACACCTTAACATCAAACTTCTTCATTCATACATGATAAAATAGATGTATATGTTACAAAATTTGCCATAACAAAAGGCAAACAAAACATAACATAGCCGAGACACTACCACCACTACCACTATCTATGGCAATTTGGTTTTTCCATTGTTTGAATTGCCACTACGGAATACAAAACTTATGAACACAACAATAATataaacaacaaaacaaaaaacgaAATTCCTATGGAACCTACCCCCTTTAGTCTTCCTTGTGTCTTCTTGTTTTGGTCCATCAACCTCGACCAAACCCATGTCAACACTAACCGAATTATTATCGTTAGTAGTGATCTCATCCAATTCCAATTATTATCGTTAGTAGTGATCTCATCCAATTCCATCTTCAAACTCCGATATTGCACCAATTCCTTCTCTAAATCTCTAATTTTGTTAACTAATTTTGGGAGGATAAATTTTGATCTTGGATCAACTTCATTTCTGTCCCTCCAACGAAAAAACTTGCATTTTTGAGCCTGAAAAATAGCAAAACAGAGCAtaattttacaaattgaatttttCAATAAATCAAAAAATAGGAGCAAGACCATACACCATAATAGGGACAAGACCAGTATCTTCTTCCAGGGTTGTTTTTAGACCAAGAAGTTTGCATTTGCAACAAATTCCCGTGTTGACATTGGACCACGGTTCTAAGCATAGGATCACTCTCATCCATACACAATCGACCAAGGTCAATTTTTTCCATAACAAACCCTAAGAAATGAAAAATGACTAAATATGAGCAAGAATAACTCAAGAaatttaaaacaataaatttcacATGAACGAATTTAAAGAGAAATAAATGAGAAATTAACCCTAACTAACGAACCTCTTTCCAACGATTGGAGCGATTAAGGTGTTGATTTTTGGAGTATAGCGATTGGAGTGGTTGAAGTTATGGAGTTGTTTGCTTTTTGGACAAAAAAAATGGAGATGGGTATTAAATGGGGTGAAAAAGAAGATGAAGTAGCCGTTTGGGTGTAAAAATGGAGGGAGTTCAAAATTAATATATGTGGCAGCTTAGTTGGCGCTCCAAAACACGTCAGATGCTATTTTTTAAAGGCTATAACGCGCCACTGAGCGGTGCATTCACGCTCTTGTCCACATCAGCAATAAAGgggcattttgatactgaaaaaatttgtccGGGTGGGTAATATTACcaacgcaaaggttaggtgtgtagttgggattttggtcaaacgttgggggtattttgagtattttctcaatATTTTCTTATATTTATTTTAAACTACGATTAAAGAAATTTGTTAAATTAGTTTAATCTAAATCTCTAAAAAAAATTCTATCTAAAAAAGTATAACTGATCCAAATCTGCACGGTAGGGGCCTCCTAATATGGTCCATATATCCTCATGTAAATTTAATTTCTATGCGAATCAGTTCAAGCTTAAATACTCCATATATTTCTTCTTATGAGCAATAAATGAATGATTAAAATCAGAAACGGTCAAATCCTCACCATATCGTTAGGTGGTTACTTTAAAGAAAAGGAATAAAAATAGACTCGTAAAACTTGGAGAGAGTACGTTCGTACacataaaagaataatcataacaGTTAGCAGAATTTGTGATCATAAGAGATTGTTGAAATTAACAGTACAAGGAATGACTGTGTTGATGCAATGATGCTAATGAGTTATGCCAGCTGCAATATGCctttatttttttctattttcttagacatctattttttttaaattaaattaacacCACCTTAGATTTCCATACATGGAACATTATACTAAAACAACAAAAGGGTATTTGTGGTATGTGAATCTTCATGACTTGTgcaagtccttttttttttttttttttttttatctttctaGTGAAATGAGCCTCCAAATGGGAGGATCGCTTTttctaaaataattattttagggTAGGTTATCGCTGTTGTGATGTCTACTCATTTCACATGGCGAGGAGCTTATTATTAAAAGTTAATAAAATATTAACAGCAACAAAGTTTCTCTTacagagagaaaaaaagaaaggggggggggggggggggggggaaggaatATTTTCCCCTCATTTTCTTTGGGTACATTTTTTCCCCTCTCAATGGTGGTTACGTAGGTAAACATCTAGCCGACAAACCAAAAAGGTATGGCTTAGTGGAAGATGATTTCATTTAACTTTCTTTCGATGTGTCTTTATGAACTATTAGGTTCAAAACGAGAAAAGAAATGACGAATTCAGAATTTTAAATTAGTAATTACAGAgtatatacatacttatatatgttttaaATTCGTAATTACACACAGTCATATATTTTGCTTCTATCGTTTCATCTTATTTGATACTATTTTCTTATTAGTTTGTTTAACAAGTATGACATATATCTCTATATATATTTCTTGAATGAGAAGTTTTTATTATCACAAATGTTGTGACATGTTTAAACttataaaaatttaaaagttttacaccTATACAAATATTATGCCATGTTTAAGctacaaattttaaaaatcttcctttattttttaaatttatcaatcaaaattacattaaaaaaaagtGCAATGAATGGAGTACTTTTATAACAGCAAGAGCAAATGCACTTCAAACATAAGTAGTACCAGCCTATCAAGGTGGTGGTGGGTTAGATATGAATATGATTCCTCCTGCCTTAATCAAATATTTCAGGTTCGAGttgttagatttttttttttatagggaGCGCTTTTCTTTAATGAATCTTATTTAACGTGAATTTAAATTAGTTGGATTCCAAATCGAATATCGAGCAcgagttaaatttttttttaacaatatatATGGTGATAATATCTTTTTAGCTATGCATCGTTCTATTCTAAGACTGTTAATGCCAGTGGAACCTTTTATAACATAATAAATCTGTCATGGCAGGAAAAcgtttttatttatttacttattttaatTTTTCCCCAATCGTCCGTACAGTTAGGTAACGAGGTCACTAATTACTTATATTAAACTAAACGTTGCCTGATTACCGACAGCAACAAGGGTAAACACCATTGAGTATGTGTCAACTCAATGTCGATTGAATTGTTCAATTATGATTTACGAGCAAAGAAAGGATCTCTTTATTAGGTAGTTTCGGGGTAAAATTTTATTCAGCCATGCAAAGTGAGTTAAGAAATGCTAAACCTTGTCCTCTAATTAATGTGcagaataattaattaattaataaataaatataaagaaAAATGCCCTAGGACTAGTATTTTCCGACTAATATTTTGCTCTCACATGCCACAAAGAGAATGAAGCCACTCTCTATGCCAGTTCGCTCTCCAAggaatttttaaatataaaaaatatagttGAGGAGGGTACTGTGAACAACCACAGTTTAAGTACGAAAAAAACAAAATATGAATAATTTAATTAAGgatttataatatattttttcctTTCTAATTTCTAATACTATGGAATATTATCGAGATATTCTTATCTTTTAGTCTGTTCCTATATGCTAAGGAAATAAACTGTTATTTCTATAAATCATGATCTTGAACTGTCTTCACCTCATTATATATAAAAGACACTTTAATGGTCCTTTTTGCTGCATAGGTAATAGCTAGAAGCACAAATGAACAAGGATACAGCAAGAACAAAGAAATAAGTATTGAACTGCAGAGGAGAATATTTAGGGCCGTGTGGCTCACTATATACCTATTTGCACAAAAACAGTTAAATTGTAGAGTTTAAGTATATACTGTTGATATAAATAGTAAcggtgtaaaaaattatttacaGTAACGATATATAAAACTTAAACTCTAAATTAACGCCGGAAACGAAGAAGAACAAGGAGCTCTTCAACTAACCAGCAAAATGTAGGCGTATTTATTACGATGGCGTGCAACTGAATGGTTGTAATTTCTTAATCTTAATAAGAAAATTTTACTTTAGACTTTGTAGGTAAATTAAATATTTTGATAGGATGTGCTTTAACCTTAATGAGTCTACTATGATCAGCGTTAATCCAAATTAATAGGATCAGGTTCTCAAAAGTTTTAAGAAGAATAACGGACTACATATTAGTCCGTCGTCATATTAAGTAGTATTCGATTAATCTCACTAGTAATGAAAAAGATTTAAGCACATCTCCTGAAAGCCTGAAACAGTTCTCTATGAACTTTTTGATTAATGCATAACGAAAATGATACTGAAGCCTCAAGCAATtattatatgtttatatatataattttcagACTAAAGGTGTTTACtactaaaaaatctctattttcccaCCGATTTTCCAGTGAAAAATATAATATTCAGTAGCTATTTCCCATtaaatgtcggtgggaaaaacttaaataatagtatttttaTACTGAAAAAGTAGGAAGTTTCCTAGCGTTTCAGTGGAAACCTATTTCCAGGGGCGGATTTAAGTGGAGGTGACCcaaacaccctcggcaaaaaattacaatatatatataggaTAGTTTTTTTGTATTTACGTACATATATTAACTATTGAACACCCTGAATATATGCAAAAAGTTCGCTCAAGCGGtctagggtgttcaaaattgtctctagaatcctaggttcgattcccatcaacaacattatgttttatatttagcttttgttgtttttcGAACCCCCTaagtgaaaatcctgaatccgccactgcCTGTTTTCCACCATGCGTTTTTCTAATGAACTGGTTCGGTGGAAATGAGgcgaaaaatcatattttatagcacaaattttccaccaaaaataGGTGGAAAAACATCTTTTTTCTAGTAGTGGTTTAACTAGTCTACTACCACTATGCGATTTATGTTCGTTCTGTCACTACCTgcactaggggtgtacaaagtaaactgacaaaccgcaccaaaccgataaaccgagaaaaaaaacccgactagtggtttggtttgacttggtttggtgttgagaaaaaaaacccaatcataattggtttggtttggtttggttttaactaaaaaaagtcaaaccgaaccaaaccaaaccaacccgatattacatgtattcaatttttaaaatattttatacataaaaatatttatttgtaatggaatttataaatatttcttttattttttcgtagttttttaatctattatcatattattcaagcttgaacttagaattttgaatgtcaataagtttatatcctatggatatttgtaactcaaataaagttcaaaccaaaaccaactcaacactaacgctaacaaaagaaatttaatttaccactaggaatgacaataatgttggatatctattctttagttttgcatatttagtttagagagtgaaaatacataacttaagttttttttctttgtcatgtaattaatacttattagtcgtgcttattttagcatgacttagtatttttagattacgGTCATTTTTTTTATgacttgttaattagcaatatttattttaaccgattttattagtttttgttgaatattttaatataatgtcatcactcttttcacattttgtgttattttcttaagaaaca
The sequence above is a segment of the Lycium barbarum isolate Lr01 chromosome 6, ASM1917538v2, whole genome shotgun sequence genome. Coding sequences within it:
- the LOC132644243 gene encoding uncharacterized protein LOC132644243; this encodes MQCNIEFNGVDGFEIREGLYQHIVDISRRQCSCRVWQLKGIPCEHALAAIQFKRYDPLGYIDHCYSKETYMRTYEHVLQPVTNMEMWPVFNHPSVAPPDIKIMPGKPQKARKEEAGEIPKSGKMPRTGMAMTCSNCHNRGHDKRGCPKKDSAAWTEPAKF